The following nucleotide sequence is from Brachionichthys hirsutus isolate HB-005 unplaced genomic scaffold, CSIRO-AGI_Bhir_v1 contig_726, whole genome shotgun sequence.
GCATTCTCTTGTCTTCAACGATGCAGGTAGAGAAGCTGTGGATAACTGGTATGACGAGATCAATCTTTACAACTGGAGAAGTCCCGGATTCTCTAAAGGAACTGGTAAAACGTCCATGGACAGAATACAAACGCAAATGTCGTCCACTCGCTGAATGATTTTAATGTTGAATATGAGTGTAAGCCTGCTTCACTGTAATCCCCACTTGATGATGGAGAGCTTAAGTTTCATTTAGCTTTAGATGTACAGAATTACGAATTTAGAAGATTCCATCTTCCTGTCGGCTATGCTTTGTTGTCTTGCAGGGCATTTCACTCAGGTAGTGTGGAGTAACAGCACCAAGCTGGGGTTGGGGGTGGCCTCTGACGGAAACAGGGTCTTTGTGGTTGGCCAGTACCAACCAGCTGGCAATATAAATTCCCGAGAAGAGTTTGAGAATAACGTCCAACGACCAGGTATTtcaaggatatatatatatattatatacacatacacgcacatacatatattatatattgtatttagTGAAAGAAAAATTTTACCCAGGATTTAAATCGCCAGTGTGAAAAGGTATCTACCACCTTAGAACTAAATCCAAAAAGCAACAAACATGTATCGCTGCATTGTGACACCGAGGCCTGAACAGTATCATTATCTTCAAAGAAATCTTCACTTAAATAGACCATTTTCAGAAGCATGAGGTTTGCTTGGGTTGCCCAAccatttttcctgttttattcccctacctgctccctgctctcactggagatcacaatgtcatctgcaaacattatATTCCAATGGGCTTCCttcctctttactatctaacctggcatacGGATCATCAAatgtcctctgtttgacctttgccacctctccCTTTGCCTTgtgtctcatctccctgtactcctgtctactctcttctgtcctctcaatgtcccacttcttcttagctaacctcttttcctttatacacttctgcacttcctggttccaccatcaggtctccttatctcctttcattccagaagacacacccagtactctcctacctgtctccctgatcacctcaGCTGTTGTAttcctgtcttcttgtccctgtctcacctcttccctgaaagccatacaacactcttcattcttcagcctcaaTCACTTTGTGGTGTCTGCATTTATGTCCTCTATTTTTTCTTGTGAGTTATTGGCccagtgtttttttctttgtccatTTGACTTTTGGGATTTCTCTTTTGGGATTTATTGTTTAGgactttatttttcttgcacTTTTTTGTGGTTAATAAAGTACTTTCATTTGAAGTTTTTCCTTCCGCTCATTTAGGTCCTGTATTTTGAGCTGAGAATGACAATTATGGTTGTTGTGGTAACCATGGAGGTGGACCTCTAATGCTATGGGGATGTTTAGCGGCTTCGGGGCCAAGATGACTTGTTATAACTGGTTGAAACATGAATTCTGGTCTCTACCAGAAAATCCTGAAGGAGAATGTCAGATCATCAGTATGTGAGTTGAAGCCAAAGAACAACTGGGTCATGCAGCAAGACACTGATCCCAAACATGGGAGTTAATCCACCTCTGAATGGCTCAAAAGGAATAAAGTTCAAGTGGAATGTCCTCGTCAAAATCTGCACCGCTGTAATCGGATCTGAAAATAAGTAGTAAAGTAAAGAGACTGATCTCCGGTTATCAGACTGTTGCTGCTAAAGGTGGCGCTACCTGCTGTTAAACTCAAGGGGGTGTCTACCTTTTCACTCTGGTGATTGAGTTACTGGATAAAATTATTGAATCAATCCATTTATAATGTGGATTTGGATCATTTTCTGGTTATTCATTCATATTAAGTAGTTTGAGGATCTGTCACTTTCCACTCTGCGGTACACCCAGAAGAAATGTGGACCCAATATCACCCCTGATAAACTGTTCAGCTTGCTGAACACATTATCATCATGAGTTCTATACATGTCTTCTGAgctgatactttttttttgtaagccTGACACACCAAGCGCTCTGctgtgtgaaaaagaaaatacttcaTACTTATCTGGTGCAagttttattaataaatacaatgtGTTTATATAGAAATGACTTGCCTTGCTTCAGCAGTAGTGTGTGTACTGTTTCTAGTTGGATGTGTTTTACAGATGACAAAAGTGTGAATAAACCAGACACCAACAAGCCAAGCAGTGGTGACAAGAAAAGCTGCACACCGTTGTAGgtgacctgacccccccccccccccccccacacacatacacacacacacacacgcacacacacacacacaatactccACATCataaataaagcagcaaatTAAATACTTTATAGCCTTGATGTTTTAtacttatttacattttacaatatttcattttacttATATGTTATGCCTTATTATAATGTTGTTTTATCAAATCAatctataatatataaaaatgtaccATTGCAATATTATCTCTGTCCCTAATGTACACACACTATAGGCATATGCAAATACGCtggcattcacacagacacacacaatctgtgCCGCCATTATTCCATAAAATGTCTTAATTTGGGAATACGTTGTGACATGACTTCCATGAGAGCAAAGCCTGTTGATGAAACTCGGAGAGTGTCACATGTAATTTAGAGACAATGACTTTACGGTTCAGCAAAAACACTAAAATCCTCctcccacctgtctgtctgtctgtctgtctctctctctcagccggtccagacactattagtcttaggttctgtccaaggagtctgcctgttaaaggaagtttttccttgcctccgttgccacaTTTcgtgctcttgtgggtcaagttgggttctgtctttccctgctacacctgtaaagtgtcttgagatgactttctgttgtgatctggcacgatataaataattgaattgaaataaacagaacatttaaaataaatatgaaattccATTGTATTTCTTGTAGCTCCGAACATTTTGTAAACCATTTGACTGTaaaggtgaaatttaaatgaaGGTTTTGTAAATACTCTTATATGCAAACATACTACTATCTGTTTACCAACTTCTCGAATCACACAACATACAGTTatggtttttaaaaataaaatacacattacTCATAATTgtaaattatgaaaaaaataattatcagaaataaatacagattattGGTTAACCCTTTTTTAGGCATGTTACACTCAACTTTACCTGTTTGAAGAAAAACTTTTTGTTATATCTGCTATAAATCAAAAATGACATTATTTCCATGATCAAGGAGTGgagtttttttcctgttttattctcttgttttattcttctgttttattctcctacctgctccctgctctcactggagatcacaatgtcatctgcaaacatcatattccaatgagcttccttcctctttgctaACCTGTGCCTCTATGCCTCTAACCTGGCATATAGGTCACCAGatgtcctctgtttgacctttgccacctctaccttaggttctgtccaaggcagaaaccttggacagaacctaaggctcatggtggacggccatctgtctgactggctgggttgagagagagagagagagaggaggagaagaatttttgctaaataaaatagattttaaaatagTCACTCTTACTCCTGTAACAAATTCAAGTTATTGAAGTAGTGGGTTCAGTCATGACCTTTACTTTATACTTCCCTAATAAAATTACATGGAATCTAGTGTAAATACTGGTCGTTGTTTCGGGATGTTTTTATACATGTAGTGACAGAAGGGTTGGATTTTGGAGCTATGGAGTGTACTTTGCATAGAGACAGTGTAAGACCGTTTACAATGTCCTCCAAATAAAAGAAAGGATTTTcagcaacaataaataaaaaataatcttcCTATTTTAACACCAGAGGGCGCTAGATAGGGTGATAGAATTACTGTTCAGGAACAGTGGCTAATGTTGAcacagcgtgtgtgtctgtgtgtgtggggggggttcagaTCAACTGGTTCGAACCAGTTTTCCTGCCTATTGTAACCTCATGTGATTGtctgacctgctgcaggtaatAGACGAAGCCCAGTGAGTCATCATCAATAAAAGGCCTTCCTGgcatcattgttttattttattcacacagATACAGAAACACAATGTAA
It contains:
- the LOC137916495 gene encoding Golgi-associated plant pathogenesis-related protein 1-like, which produces MADATFRREFLEAHNAHRAKHNSQMMTLSSELSASAQTWADYLLTIKTMKHSTTGNGENIFYQWSSGPVKLTGREAVDNWYDEINLYNWRSPGFSKGTGHFTQVVWSNSTKLGLGVASDGNRVFVVGQYQPAGNINSREEFENNVQRPDDKSVNKPDTNKPSSGDKKSCTPFRSRHY